The genomic segment GATCCCGGAAAACCTTGTTTTCATCGGCATTGCCGTTCTCCTCCTGCTGGCCCTGCGTCTGCCGCTCATCCTCAGCCTCGGGCTGATGGCGGCCATCTCGGGTGCCGCGGAATTATTTGTTTGACGCCAGACCGCCACGGGTCTTTGTTAGAGAGAGAATCCCTCAAACAAACGGGCGTGACCCGGGGACATCATGGCGCGAGAGATCGACTACGGAAAACTCATGCACAGCGCGATGCGCGGCCTCATCCAGGAGGTTCTTTCGGATGTGCGCGATCATGGGTTGCCCGGAAACCACCATTTCTTCATCACCTTCGACACCACCCACCCGGAGGCCCGGCTGGCGCCCTGGCTGCGGGAACGCTACCCGACCGAGATGACCGTGGTGATGCAGCACTGGTTCGACAATCTCGAGGTCAACGACGACGGCTTTGGCGTCACGCTGAATTTCGGCGACGAGCCGGAAAGCCTCTACATCCCCTATGACGCCATCCAGACCTTCGTCGACCCCTCGGTCGAGTTCGGCCTCCGCTTCGAAAGCCACGAAGACGACGAGGACGACGACAGCGCCGAGGACGACGAGCAGGCCGATTTCGCCGAGGATGTCGAGGACGAGACGGAGAAGAAGGACGCCGAGGTCGTCAGCCTCGACAGCTTCCGCAAGTGACCCGCGCGCGCCCGTGCGCGTGAAGTTTTCATGAAGAATTGACGCCCCCGCTTGCCCCGTCACTTGCCTTTGCTATGCCGCTGCAAAACACACCGCAGAGGACGCGAACATGGCAAACGATATGGGGCTTTTCCTTGGTGAAATGCTGCGCCACCCGGCAGAGGTTTCGGCCCTCCTGCCCTCCTCCAGCGCCGTCGCCTGGCGCATGACCGAAGGGCTGCACCGCAATATCGGCCCGGTGGTCGAGATCGGCCCGGGTACGGGCAGCTTCACCAAGGCGATCCTCGCCCGCGGGGTGCCGCCCGAGCAGCTGACGCTGCTGGAAACCAACGACCGCTTCTGCGACATCCTCCGCCAGCGCTTTCCCGGTGTCCGCGTCCTCAACCGCCCGGCGCAGGATATCGAGAAGCTGGGCCTCTCCGAGCTTGGCGCCGTCGTCTCGGGCGTGCCGGTGCTGGCCCGTCCGAAGATCCAGCGCGAGGTGGTGGGCCCGGCCTTCCGCCTGATGAAACCCGGCGGCTTCTTCACCCAGATCACCTACAGCCCCAACCCGCCCATCTCGGCCGAGATGCAGCGCGAGCTGGGGCTCTCGGTCGAGAGGCTGGGCACCATCTGGGTCAACCTGCCGCCCGCGCGCGTCTTCGTCTTCCGCCGCCGCACGCATTGATCTTTCCCGCCACTTGGGTATGACGGGGGCAAACCGTTTTCAGGAGAGCCCCCCAATGACCGACACCCGCACCGAAACCGACAGCTTCGGCCCTCTCGAGGTGCCCGCCGACAAGTACTGGGGGGCGCAGACGCAACGCTCGATCATGAACTTCCCCATCGGCTGGGAGAAACAGCCGGTGGCGGTAGTGCGGGCGCTGGGGGTCATCAAGAAGGCCTGCGCCATGGCCAACAAGGTACAGGGCACGCTGGACGCCAAGCTCGCCGACGCCATCATCGAGGCCGCGGGCGAGGTGATCGACGGCAAGCTCGACGACAACTTCCCGCTGGTGGTCTGGCAGACGGGCTCGGGCACGCAGTCCAACATGAACGCCAACGAGGTCATCGCCAACCGTGCGATCGAGATCCTGGGCGGCACCATGGGCACCAAGGACCCCGTGCACCCCAATGATCACTGCAACATGGGGCAAAGCTCGAACGACACCTTCCCGACGGCGATGCATATCTCGACCGCCACGACGGCGCATAACGTGCTGCTGCCGGGGCTGGCCAAGCTGCACGCGGCGCTGGAGCAGAAGGTTCAGCAGTTCGACGGCATCATCAAGATCGGCCGCACCCACACGCAGGACGCCACGCCGCTGACGCTGAGCCAGGAATTCTCGGGCTATGCCCACCAGGTCGCCATGGGGATCGAACGGGTGCGCGGCGCGCTCGGGCGGATCTACGAGCTGGCGCAGGGCGGCACGGCCGTCGGCACCGGGCTCAACACCCGCAAGGGCTGGGACGTGACGGTGGCCGCCAACATGGCGGAAATCACCGGCCTGCCCTTCGTGACCGCGCCCAACAAGTTCGAGGCGCTGGCGGCGCATGACGCCATGGTCGAAATCTCGGGCGCGCTGAAAACCGTCGCGGCCTCGCTCTTCAAGATCGCCAACGACATACGCCTCTTGGGCTCGGGCCCCCGCTGCGGGTTGGGCGAGCTGATCCTGCCGGAAAACGAGCCGGGCTCCTCGATCATGCCCGGCAAGGTGAACCCCACCCAGTGCGAGGCGCTGACGCAGGTCTGCGCGCATGTGATGGGCAATGACGCGGCGGTGGGCTTCGCCGGCTCGCAGGGCCATTTCGAGCTCAACGTCTACAAGCCGATGATGGCCTATAACGTGCTGCAATCCATGCAGCTTCTGGGCGACGCGGCCTCGGCCTTCACCGATAACCTGATCGACGGGCTGGAAGCCAACAGCGACCGGATCGAGAAGCTGATGCGCGAGTCGCTGATGCTGGTCACGGCGCTGGCGCCCGAGATCGGCTATGACAACGCCACCAAGGTCGCCAAGACCGCGCACAAGAACGGCACGACGCTCAAGGAAGAAGCCATCGCGCTGGGCTTCGTCGATGCCGAAACCTTCGACCGCGTGGTCCGGCCGGAACAGATGATCGGCCCGAAATGAGCGGCAAACCGGTCAACCTGAACCGGGTCCGCAAGGACAAGGCCCGGGCGGAGAAACGCGCCCGGGCCGACGAGAATGCCGTGAAATTCGGCCGGACGAAGGCTGAGAAGGCCCGCGATGCTGACGCCGCCGACAAGGCCGGCAAACATATCGACGGGCACAAGCGCGACAGATGAGCCACCGCCCCGTCAAGCACTCGCTCACGCTGCGCGGCCACCGCACCAGCGTCTCGCTCGAGGCGGAATTCTGGGACGCCTTCCGCACCATCGCCGCCGACCGCGGCCAGCCCATCAACGCGCTCGCCGCCGAGATCGACGAGGCGCGCGGCACCGATCTGGGCCTCGCCTCGGCCATCCGGCTCTTCGTACTGCGGCATTACCAGGACCGGGCCATCTAACCTTCTGCGCCGGGGTCAGACGCCCCTTTGGGAGCCTCCGGCGGGGATATTTACACCAAGAAGAAGCCGGGTGTCGCGCCACTGCTTCTTCTTGGTCAAAATATCCCGGGGAGTCGCGCCGAAGGCCCGGCGGGGCAGCGCCCCTACTTTTCCAACCTTG from the Roseovarius indicus genome contains:
- a CDS encoding SspB family protein, giving the protein MAREIDYGKLMHSAMRGLIQEVLSDVRDHGLPGNHHFFITFDTTHPEARLAPWLRERYPTEMTVVMQHWFDNLEVNDDGFGVTLNFGDEPESLYIPYDAIQTFVDPSVEFGLRFESHEDDEDDDSAEDDEQADFAEDVEDETEKKDAEVVSLDSFRK
- a CDS encoding class I SAM-dependent methyltransferase, with the protein product MANDMGLFLGEMLRHPAEVSALLPSSSAVAWRMTEGLHRNIGPVVEIGPGTGSFTKAILARGVPPEQLTLLETNDRFCDILRQRFPGVRVLNRPAQDIEKLGLSELGAVVSGVPVLARPKIQREVVGPAFRLMKPGGFFTQITYSPNPPISAEMQRELGLSVERLGTIWVNLPPARVFVFRRRTH
- the fumC gene encoding class II fumarate hydratase, which gives rise to MTDTRTETDSFGPLEVPADKYWGAQTQRSIMNFPIGWEKQPVAVVRALGVIKKACAMANKVQGTLDAKLADAIIEAAGEVIDGKLDDNFPLVVWQTGSGTQSNMNANEVIANRAIEILGGTMGTKDPVHPNDHCNMGQSSNDTFPTAMHISTATTAHNVLLPGLAKLHAALEQKVQQFDGIIKIGRTHTQDATPLTLSQEFSGYAHQVAMGIERVRGALGRIYELAQGGTAVGTGLNTRKGWDVTVAANMAEITGLPFVTAPNKFEALAAHDAMVEISGALKTVAASLFKIANDIRLLGSGPRCGLGELILPENEPGSSIMPGKVNPTQCEALTQVCAHVMGNDAAVGFAGSQGHFELNVYKPMMAYNVLQSMQLLGDAASAFTDNLIDGLEANSDRIEKLMRESLMLVTALAPEIGYDNATKVAKTAHKNGTTLKEEAIALGFVDAETFDRVVRPEQMIGPK
- a CDS encoding DUF4169 family protein; protein product: MSGKPVNLNRVRKDKARAEKRARADENAVKFGRTKAEKARDADAADKAGKHIDGHKRDR
- a CDS encoding ribbon-helix-helix domain-containing protein, translated to MSHRPVKHSLTLRGHRTSVSLEAEFWDAFRTIAADRGQPINALAAEIDEARGTDLGLASAIRLFVLRHYQDRAI